The sequence CGAAGTGCCAGATTTCCTCGATCTGCTCGGGGGGGTGTCGTCCTTCCCTCAGCAGGGCGGTGAACAGGACCGCGGCCTCTTCGCCGTCCTCGTCGCGGCGGTAGTCGAGCAGTTGGGCGTCCAGCTCCAGCACTTCGGTCGGCTCGCCGCTGTCTTCCTGCTGCCACTGGTCCTTGATCTCCATGAACACCTCATCGGTGGTCAGCGCGCGGATGTCGGCCATCTCCCCCCGGTTCCAGGCTTCCTGGAGCCGCAAAAACAGGGACTTGGCCTCTTCCAGGAAGGCGTCCACGTCGAAGTCGGCCGGAAGTTCCGGCGGCGGAGCCTCCACGGTGCGGGCGCCCTTGCGGCCGAACAGCAGGTCGGTGTCGAACGGCCGCCGGGGGGCCGATTCCGTGGCCCGGAAGCCGCCGGTTGGGGATGCATCCGGGCCGGGATCGTAACCGCTTCCGCCATAAGGGCTTTCCGCCGCCGGTTGGGGGCGGCGCGCCAGCAGTTTGAAGGCCAGAAACGCCAGGCCCCCCAGCACCAGGATGTCGGCCAGGTTGATGTGCTCGAAGGCGCCGCCGAAGAACAGCGCCCCCAGCAGTCCTCCGATCAGGAATGGGGCCAGCATGCCCAGAAGACCGCCGCGATTGCGCCAGGACTGGCGGGCGGCCTGATTGCGCTGGGCGGTCGCCTGCCGCTGTGCCGCCTGTTGGCGGTTGTACAGGGGCTTTTTGGGGATCGCCGAGCGTTTGTACGGCATGCTGTACAGCGGTCGGCCGCCGAAGGAGCGACCGCCGCCAAAGCGCTTGGCCTCGGCGTCCTGGAAGGGGGCCATGACGAAAACGGCCGTCAACAGCAGGCTGAGAAGGCTCAGGGGAAGTTTTATCATGGATGATTCCTTAGGTTTCTACTTCGTGGAGGCAGTCATTGGACCGCTAAGGAGATTCCGGGTTCGCGCATTCACGGCGCCAATGGCCGCTGCGGCCGCCGGATTTTTCCAGCAGCCGGACGTCGGTGATCGTCATGCCGCGGTCGACCGCCTTGCACATATCGTAAATGGTGAGCAGGCCGATCTGCACCGCGGTCAACGCTTCCATCTCCACCCCGGTGGGGGCGGTGGTTTCCACCGTGGCCCGGCAGCGGATGCGGTTCTCCGCGGGCTCGAAGGTCACCTCGACCCGGGTCAGCGGCAACGGATGGCACAGGGGGATCAGGTCGGCGGTCTTCTTGCTCGCCATGATGGCGGCGATGCGGGCGATGCCGAGGACGTCCCCCTTTTTGTGGCTGCCGCTGCGGATCAGCTCCAGGGTGGCCGGCTGCATGGCGATTGCGCCTTCGGCCACCGCCCGGCGCTTTGTCGCCGGTTTGTCGCCCACGTCCACCATGTGGGCCCGGCCGCGGGCATCGAAGTGGGTCAGTTCTGCCATCGTCGTTCCTGTGCTTAAATAGATGCAAAGCTTAGCGTAATTGTCGGAAAAAGGGGAGGTCATGGCCATTCGGGTGCGCGTGTTCGCCAGTTTGAAGGAGCGATTGGGTATCGAACAGACGGAAATGACGCCGGAGGGGATCGGCTGTGTCGCCGATGTCTGGCGCCGGCTGACCGGCGACGACCTGCCGGCCCAGGTGCTGGCGGCGGTCAACATGAACCACGCCGGCCCCGATGCGCCGGTGCGCGACGGCGACGAGGTGGCCTTTTTTCCACCGGTGACGGGAGGCTGAGCATGACAGTACGGCTGGTCGAGGGTGAGTTCGACCCCTGGGCGCTCCTGCAGGCCGAGCAGCGGCGTCTGCCGCCCGGCAGTTTCGGGGCGACGGCCTGTTTCGTCGGCACCATGCGGGACTTCAATCAGGGGGATGAAGTCGAGTCCCTGTTTCTGGAGCATTATCCCGGCATGACGGAGCGGGAGCTGGAGCGGCTGACGGCGGAAGCCCGGCAGTGCTGGCCGTTGGTGGCGGTGCTCGTGGTCCACCGGGTGGGGCACATCCGGCCGGGGGAGCCCATTGCCCTGGTGGGCGTGTGGTCGGCACACCGCCGCGAGGCTTTCAAGGCCTGCCGCTGGCTGATGGAGGCGCTCAAGCAGCGGGCCCCCTTCTGGAAGAAGGAGGTGACCCCGCACGGGACGCGCTGGGTGGAGAAGAACACGCCGGGCTGAGGGGCCCGGCGCTGGGTTAGAAGTTGGGCTTTTCCTTGGCCTGGTTGTAGCGTTCGACGCTGGCGAGGATTTCCTGCTTGGCCTCCTCGACCCCGAGCCATCCTTCCACCTTGACCCACTTGCCCGGTTCCAGATCTTTGTAGTGCTTGAAGAAATGGGCGATCTGGGCCAGTTGGGATTCGGGGATGTCGCGGAAGGAATCCACCTTGGCGTACAGTGGGGTCAGTTTGTCCACCGGTACCGCCAGCACCTTGGCGTCGACGCCGGATTCGTCCGTCATCTGCAGCATGCCGATAGGGCGGCAGCGCACCACCGAGCCGGAGATCAGGCGCCAGGGGGAGATTACCAGCACGTCCACCGGGTCGCCGTCCTCTGAGAGGGTGTGGGGTACGTAGCCGTAGTTGCAGGGATACTGCATCGCCGTGCCCATGAAGCGGTCCACGAACAGGGCGCCGGTATCCTTGTCAATCTCGTATTTGACCGGGTCGCTGTAGGCTGGAATTTCGATGATGACGTTGATATCGTGGGGTACATTGACCCCGGAGGAGACGCGCATCAATGCCACTGGATTCTCCTTCGCTTAAAGTCCATGAACAAACCACTCATTATGAACGAGTGTGGCGACCTGCGCAAAATGAAGACCCGGTTGCGGGAAGACGGCACGGCCGAATACCGGCTGCCCCTGGGGGAGGGGCGCGATGTTCCCCTGGCGCCGCTCATCGGCCGGCCTCTGAAACTGGAATGGACCGGGGACATCCACTGCATCCACTGCGGCCGCAAGACCCGCAAAAGCTTCAACCAGGGCTATTGCTTCCCCTGCGTGCGCAGGCTGGCGCGCTGCGACACCTGCATCGTCAAGCCGGAGCTGTGTCATTATCATCAGGGGACCTGCCGTGAGCCGGCCTGGGCCAGGGATAACTGCCTGCGTCCCCATGTGGTCTATCTGGCCAATTCCTCCGGCCTGAAGGTGGGTATCACCCGCGCCGCCCAGATTCCCACCCGCTGGATCGACCAGGGTGCCACCCAGGCGCTGCCGATCCTGCAGGTGGGCGAGCGTCTGCTGGCCGGGCGGGCGGAGGTGGCGTTGAAGCAGCATGTCAGCGACCGGACCCAGTGGCAGAAGATGCTCCGGGGCGCGGCGCCGGTCGTCGATCTGGCGGCCGAGCGCGACCGCCTGCTGCAACTGGCAGCCGCCGAGCTGGCTGCGATCGGGGAGGGATTGGAGCGGCTGGCGGCGGCCGAGATCCACATCCGCTACCCGGTCCTGCGCTATCCGGACAAGGTCAGATCCTTCAACTTCGACAAGCAGCCGCAGGTCACAGGTACCCTCACCGGCATCAAGGGCCAGTACCTGATCTTCGACACCGGCGTTATCAACATCCGCAAGTTCGCCGGTTACCGGATCGCGCTGGCGGCCTGAGGCAGGGGACGGCGGTCGAGGCGGCGGTAGCCGATGGCCTCGCTCACGTGTCTGACCCGCACTGTCTCGCTGCCGTCGAGATCGGCGATGGTGCGGGCGACCTTGAGGACGCGGTGCAGGGCCCGGTGGGACAGGCCCAAGCGTTCGATGGCCTGCTGCAGCAGAGTCTGACCCTGGGGCTCCGGGAAGCAGAAGCGCTCGATGTCCGCCACCGGCAGGTGGGCGTTGAGACAGCCGCTGCGTGCCAGGGCAATTTCCCGCGCGCGGATCACTTCCTCGCGCAGCTCGGCGCTGCTGCGTTCCCGTCCGGCGGAGAGCAGCAGGTCGCCGGATTGGCTGCCCACCTCCAGGTGCAGGTCGATGCGGTCGAGCAGCGGGCCGGAAAGGCGGTCCCGGTAACGCTGGATCTGCGTCGGGGTGCAGCGGCAGCGGTTGCCGGGGTCGCCGTGAAAGCCGCAGGGACAGGGGTTCATCGCTGCGATCAACTGGAAGCGGGCCGGAAATTCCACCTTGCGGGCGGCGCGGGAGAGGGTGATGCGCCCGCTTTCCAGCGGCTCGCGCAGGGTTTCCAGCACCTTGCGGCTGAATTCCGGAAGCTCGTCCAGGAACAGGACGCCGTGATGGGCCAGGGAAATCTCCCCGGGACGCAGGGACGACCCCCCGCCGCCGCCCACCATCGCCGCCGCCGAGGCGCTGTGGTGGGGATGGCGGAACGGCGGCAGCCGCCAGCGGGCGGGATCGAAGGGCTGGCCGCTCACCGAAGCGATGGCGGCGCTTTCCAGGGCCTGATCCTCTTCCAGCAGCGGCAGCAGCGTCGGCAGGCGCTGGGCCAGCATCGACTTGCCGGAACCGGGCGGCCCCACCATCAGCAGGTTGTGTCCCCCGGCGGCGGCCACCTGCAGGGCGCGCTTGGCCTGGTAGTGACCGCGGACCTCGGCCAGATCGACAGGCCAGGCCGCCGCGATTGCCGGAGGCGCTGTCGCGGGCGGGAGGGACTCGCGCCCCTGCAGGTGGGCGCAGACGCCCAGCAGATGGTCGGCGCCGAACACGGCCAGGTCGTTCACCAGAGCGGCCTCGGCGGTGTTCGCCGCAGGCAGGATGAGATCGCGGCCGGCCCGGCGGCACCGCAGCGCCGCCGGCAGGGCGCCGCGGACCGGGCGCAGCTCGCCGCCGAGAGACAGTTCCCCCAGAAATTCGTAATCCGCCAGGCGGTCGCCGGGGAGCTGGCCGGAGGCGGCCAGAATTCCCAGGGCGATGGCCAGATCGAAGCGGCCGCCCTCCTTGGGCAGATCGGCCGGGGCCAGGTTGACGGTGATGCGGCGGGCGGGGAATTCGAAGCCGCAGTTGACCAGGGCGGCGCGGACCCGGTCCTTGCTTTCCTTGACCGCGGTTTCCGGCAGGCCGACCAGGGACAGCCCCGGCAGGCCGTTGGCCAGATGCACCTCGACGCACACTTCCGGGGCGTCGATGCCGCTCTGCCCCCGGCTGTAAACCCGGGCGAGGTTCATGTCATTCGGGCTTGTCCAGTTGCTGTTCCAACTGCGCCAGCTGGTGTTCCAGGCGTTCCAGTTTTTCGCGGGTGCGTTTGAGCAGCTCGGCCTGAACTTCGAATTCCTCCCGGCTGACCAGGTTCATCTGGGAAAAGGCGCTTTGCAGGATGGCGCGGAAGTTCTTCTCCATGTCCTCGCGCAGATGCTGGAGGCCGGGGGGCAGCGCCTGGCTCAGGCGCTGGGCGAGTTCGTCGAGACGTTTGGGATCGAGCATGAACAGAATTCTCCGTAAGGAAATGTTTCAAGCATAGCGCAACCCCTGCCGGCGGGCCAATTGAGTTCACCGCGATTTTGCGGCATATTGAAGCGTTGGCAATGAAAGGGGAGTCTCATGAAACTCGTTACCGCGATCATCAAACCGTTCAAACTTGACGACGTCCGCGAAGCCCTGATGGACTTGGGCATCTCCGGCATGACCGTCACCGAGGTCAAGGGTTACGGGCGCCAGAAAGGCCATACCGAACTGTACCGGGGGGCCGAGTACGTGGTGGATTTTCTGCCCAAGGTCAAACTGGAAGTGGCCGTGACCGACGACCGCACCGATGAGGTGGTGGAGGCCATCACCCAGGCCGCCTGTACCGGCAAGATCGGGGATGGCAAGATCTTCGTCTCCCCGCTGGAGAACGTCATCCGCATTCGCACCGGAGAATCCGGACCGGACGCGCTTTGACGGATGCAAAAAGGCCGGCGGCGTCAGGCCGCCTTTTCGCCCTCTTTTGCGGTAGGTAGGAATTCGCGGCAGATCTGCTGCAGGTGTCCGGCTTCCAGCGGCAGGCCGGTGAGGT comes from Methylomarinovum caldicuralii and encodes:
- a CDS encoding Tim44 domain-containing protein, yielding MIKLPLSLLSLLLTAVFVMAPFQDAEAKRFGGGRSFGGRPLYSMPYKRSAIPKKPLYNRQQAAQRQATAQRNQAARQSWRNRGGLLGMLAPFLIGGLLGALFFGGAFEHINLADILVLGGLAFLAFKLLARRPQPAAESPYGGSGYDPGPDASPTGGFRATESAPRRPFDTDLLFGRKGARTVEAPPPELPADFDVDAFLEEAKSLFLRLQEAWNRGEMADIRALTTDEVFMEIKDQWQQEDSGEPTEVLELDAQLLDYRRDEDGEEAAVLFTALLREGRHPPEQIEEIWHFVRPRRQFNAGWRLDGIQQVED
- a CDS encoding YifB family Mg chelatase-like AAA ATPase gives rise to the protein MNLARVYSRGQSGIDAPEVCVEVHLANGLPGLSLVGLPETAVKESKDRVRAALVNCGFEFPARRITVNLAPADLPKEGGRFDLAIALGILAASGQLPGDRLADYEFLGELSLGGELRPVRGALPAALRCRRAGRDLILPAANTAEAALVNDLAVFGADHLLGVCAHLQGRESLPPATAPPAIAAAWPVDLAEVRGHYQAKRALQVAAAGGHNLLMVGPPGSGKSMLAQRLPTLLPLLEEDQALESAAIASVSGQPFDPARWRLPPFRHPHHSASAAAMVGGGGGSSLRPGEISLAHHGVLFLDELPEFSRKVLETLREPLESGRITLSRAARKVEFPARFQLIAAMNPCPCGFHGDPGNRCRCTPTQIQRYRDRLSGPLLDRIDLHLEVGSQSGDLLLSAGRERSSAELREEVIRAREIALARSGCLNAHLPVADIERFCFPEPQGQTLLQQAIERLGLSHRALHRVLKVARTIADLDGSETVRVRHVSEAIGYRRLDRRPLPQAASAIR
- the glnK gene encoding P-II family nitrogen regulator, with translation MKLVTAIIKPFKLDDVREALMDLGISGMTVTEVKGYGRQKGHTELYRGAEYVVDFLPKVKLEVAVTDDRTDEVVEAITQAACTGKIGDGKIFVSPLENVIRIRTGESGPDAL
- a CDS encoding molybdenum cofactor biosynthesis protein MoaE — translated: MTVRLVEGEFDPWALLQAEQRRLPPGSFGATACFVGTMRDFNQGDEVESLFLEHYPGMTERELERLTAEARQCWPLVAVLVVHRVGHIRPGEPIALVGVWSAHRREAFKACRWLMEALKQRAPFWKKEVTPHGTRWVEKNTPG
- a CDS encoding DUF2797 domain-containing protein, which encodes MNKPLIMNECGDLRKMKTRLREDGTAEYRLPLGEGRDVPLAPLIGRPLKLEWTGDIHCIHCGRKTRKSFNQGYCFPCVRRLARCDTCIVKPELCHYHQGTCREPAWARDNCLRPHVVYLANSSGLKVGITRAAQIPTRWIDQGATQALPILQVGERLLAGRAEVALKQHVSDRTQWQKMLRGAAPVVDLAAERDRLLQLAAAELAAIGEGLERLAAAEIHIRYPVLRYPDKVRSFNFDKQPQVTGTLTGIKGQYLIFDTGVINIRKFAGYRIALAA
- the moaC gene encoding cyclic pyranopterin monophosphate synthase MoaC, with protein sequence MAELTHFDARGRAHMVDVGDKPATKRRAVAEGAIAMQPATLELIRSGSHKKGDVLGIARIAAIMASKKTADLIPLCHPLPLTRVEVTFEPAENRIRCRATVETTAPTGVEMEALTAVQIGLLTIYDMCKAVDRGMTITDVRLLEKSGGRSGHWRRECANPESP
- a CDS encoding MoaD/ThiS family protein is translated as MAIRVRVFASLKERLGIEQTEMTPEGIGCVADVWRRLTGDDLPAQVLAAVNMNHAGPDAPVRDGDEVAFFPPVTGG
- the ubiK gene encoding ubiquinone biosynthesis accessory factor UbiK, yielding MLDPKRLDELAQRLSQALPPGLQHLREDMEKNFRAILQSAFSQMNLVSREEFEVQAELLKRTREKLERLEHQLAQLEQQLDKPE
- the ppa gene encoding inorganic diphosphatase translates to MALMRVSSGVNVPHDINVIIEIPAYSDPVKYEIDKDTGALFVDRFMGTAMQYPCNYGYVPHTLSEDGDPVDVLVISPWRLISGSVVRCRPIGMLQMTDESGVDAKVLAVPVDKLTPLYAKVDSFRDIPESQLAQIAHFFKHYKDLEPGKWVKVEGWLGVEEAKQEILASVERYNQAKEKPNF